One genomic window of Helicobacter canis includes the following:
- the guaB gene encoding IMP dehydrogenase: MKLAQKALTFEDILLIPAFSEVLPKEVDTSSKLTRNISLNIPFVSAAMDTVTEHKTAIAMARYGGIGIIHKNMPQALQVEQIDKVKKSESGVITNPISIQANRSLADAKVITDNYKISGVPVVDEKGLLIGILTNRDVRFENDLSKKVSDVMTKMPLVTANVGVSLDEAKAIMHKHRIEKLPIVDSNNILQGLITIKDIQKRIEYPNANKDAQGRLRVGAAIGAGQLDRAQALIEAGVDVLVLDSAHGHSKNIIATLESIKANYEIDVIVGNVVTAAATQDLIKAGADAVKVGIGPGSICTTRIVAGVGMPQVSAIAGCAEVGAKMGVPIIADGGIKYSGDVAKAIAVGASSVMVGSLLAGTEESPGDLVLYQGRQYKSYRGMGSIGAMSKGSSDRYFQEGTAQDKLVPEGIEGRVPYRGKIGDVLHQLVGGLRSSMGYLGAANIPSLWERAEFVQITAAGLRESHVHDVDITKEAPNYHG, encoded by the coding sequence ATGAAACTCGCGCAAAAAGCCCTAACCTTTGAAGATATTTTGCTAATCCCAGCATTTTCTGAAGTGCTGCCAAAAGAAGTGGATACAAGCTCCAAGCTCACGCGCAATATCTCGCTTAATATCCCCTTTGTCTCTGCGGCTATGGATACAGTTACAGAGCATAAGACTGCCATTGCTATGGCGCGCTATGGGGGCATTGGCATTATCCATAAAAATATGCCCCAAGCCTTGCAAGTAGAGCAAATTGATAAGGTGAAAAAAAGCGAGAGCGGTGTCATCACCAACCCTATCTCTATCCAAGCTAATCGCTCGCTAGCTGATGCCAAAGTCATCACAGATAATTACAAAATCTCCGGGGTGCCTGTGGTTGATGAAAAGGGGCTTTTGATAGGGATTTTGACCAATCGCGATGTCCGCTTTGAAAATGATCTAAGCAAAAAAGTCAGCGATGTGATGACAAAAATGCCCCTAGTTACCGCCAATGTAGGCGTAAGCCTTGATGAAGCCAAAGCCATTATGCATAAACACAGGATAGAGAAGCTCCCCATAGTCGATAGCAACAATATCTTGCAAGGGCTCATCACCATTAAAGATATTCAAAAGCGCATAGAATATCCCAATGCCAACAAAGATGCGCAAGGGCGTTTGCGCGTGGGAGCGGCGATCGGCGCGGGGCAGCTTGATAGAGCGCAAGCTCTCATTGAAGCAGGGGTTGATGTGCTGGTGCTTGACTCTGCGCACGGACATTCTAAAAATATCATCGCCACCCTAGAATCCATTAAAGCAAACTATGAAATTGATGTGATCGTGGGCAATGTCGTAACCGCAGCTGCCACGCAAGACCTAATCAAAGCCGGAGCCGATGCGGTGAAAGTCGGCATAGGTCCGGGCAGTATCTGCACGACAAGGATTGTCGCAGGCGTGGGTATGCCCCAAGTCTCTGCGATCGCTGGCTGTGCGGAAGTGGGGGCGAAAATGGGCGTGCCAATCATCGCTGATGGTGGGATCAAATACTCTGGCGATGTGGCTAAAGCTATCGCCGTGGGGGCTTCTAGCGTGATGGTAGGTAGCCTGCTAGCTGGCACAGAAGAGAGCCCCGGCGATTTGGTGCTTTACCAAGGGCGGCAGTATAAAAGCTACCGCGGTATGGGGAGCATTGGTGCTATGAGTAAGGGTAGCTCTGATCGCTACTTCCAAGAAGGTACCGCGCAAGATAAGCTTGTGCCTGAAGGCATTGAAGGGCGTGTGCCATATCGTGGGAAAATCGGCGATGTTTTGCACCAGCTTGTAGGGGGGCTGCGTAGCTCTATGGGCTATCTAGGGGCGGCAAATATCCCAAGCCTGTGGGAGAGGGCGGAGTTTGTGCAAATCACTGCTGCTGGACTTAGAGAATCCCATGTCCATGATGTAGATATCACCAAAGAAGCACCAAACTATCACGGATAA
- a CDS encoding MnmC family methyltransferase, with protein MELTPSADGSLNAFSVEFGEHYANMGEGAFSEKLGKHIAPVWATLESTFATKAKPPKEAPKAQIWILDLCFGLGYNALLSRLFSAFETLEFCIISIELDRQSLALASTIHALDSSLVAQLDSSRQARIAHNVSLQIFWGDACVLLADLSASLAQYYSDFTGFDVIYQDPFSYEKCPSLWDYKHFCKLSSLLKDSGIITTYATRQEIITNATQAGLHAYTYKADPATMDRLYQACATLYPTSTHTSIKRKSSIFSKAPVQILGSRLRA; from the coding sequence ATGGAGCTTACCCCAAGTGCCGATGGCTCTCTCAATGCCTTTAGCGTGGAGTTTGGCGAGCATTATGCCAATATGGGTGAGGGTGCCTTTAGCGAAAAGCTAGGGAAGCATATAGCACCTGTGTGGGCTACCCTAGAATCCACTTTTGCCACAAAAGCCAAACCCCCAAAAGAAGCCCCTAAGGCACAAATATGGATTCTAGATCTTTGCTTTGGGCTTGGGTATAACGCCCTGCTTTCACGCCTATTTAGCGCATTTGAGACGCTAGAGTTTTGTATCATCTCTATCGAGCTTGATAGGCAGAGCCTAGCCCTTGCTAGCACAATCCACGCGCTAGATTCTAGCCTTGTAGCCCAGCTGGATTCTAGTAGGCAAGCGCGCATAGCACATAATGTATCTTTGCAAATATTCTGGGGTGATGCGTGTGTTTTACTTGCGGATTTGTCCGCAAGCCTAGCGCAGTATTATAGCGATTTTACGGGCTTTGATGTGATCTACCAAGATCCCTTTAGCTATGAGAAATGCCCGAGTTTATGGGACTATAAGCATTTTTGTAAGCTATCTAGCTTGCTTAAAGACTCTGGGATCATCACCACCTACGCCACAAGGCAGGAGATCATCACAAACGCCACGCAAGCAGGGCTACACGCCTATACTTATAAGGCAGATCCTGCCACTATGGATAGACTCTATCAAGCTTGTGCTACTCTATACCCCACTAGCACACACACTAGCATAAAGCGCAAATCAAGTATTTTTAGCAAAGCTCCCGTGCAGATTCTAGGCAGTAGATTGCGCGCTTAG
- the galU gene encoding UTP--glucose-1-phosphate uridylyltransferase GalU, with the protein MNYINKCLFPAAGYGTRFLPATKAMPKEMLPILTKPLIQYGVEEALSAGCQTMAIVTGRGKRSIEDHFDISYELEHQIKGTDKEFLLNEVRSLITQCTFSYTRQNEMKGLGHAILTGETLIGNEPFAVILADDLCANIGGDSVLAQMVKLYAKHKCSIVAIEEVPMSEVDKYGVIAGEMISQDVYRVSTMIEKPSASEAPSNLAVIGRYILTPDIFDILRVTPPGKKGEIQITDALMEQAKNGRVIAYKFQGKRYDCGSIDGFVEATNAFFAAKSSK; encoded by the coding sequence ATGAACTACATTAACAAATGCCTTTTCCCAGCTGCTGGCTATGGGACGCGATTTTTACCCGCGACAAAAGCTATGCCTAAAGAAATGCTCCCCATTCTTACAAAGCCACTTATACAATATGGTGTCGAAGAAGCTCTAAGTGCGGGCTGCCAGACTATGGCGATTGTAACAGGGCGGGGCAAGCGCAGCATAGAAGATCACTTTGATATAAGCTATGAATTAGAGCATCAAATCAAAGGCACGGATAAAGAATTTTTACTCAATGAAGTGCGCTCACTCATCACGCAATGCACTTTCTCCTACACACGCCAAAATGAGATGAAAGGCTTGGGACACGCGATTTTGACAGGTGAGACACTCATTGGCAATGAGCCTTTTGCTGTGATCTTAGCTGATGATTTATGCGCAAATATCGGTGGAGATAGCGTGCTAGCACAAATGGTAAAGCTCTATGCCAAGCATAAATGCTCCATAGTCGCCATAGAAGAAGTGCCTATGAGCGAGGTGGATAAATACGGCGTGATCGCAGGAGAGATGATTAGCCAAGATGTTTATCGCGTTAGCACGATGATAGAAAAGCCAAGTGCTAGCGAAGCCCCCTCAAATCTAGCAGTCATTGGTCGCTATATTTTGACGCCTGATATTTTTGATATTTTGCGCGTAACACCCCCGGGCAAAAAGGGTGAAATCCAAATCACCGATGCCCTAATGGAGCAGGCGAAAAATGGGCGAGTCATCGCCTATAAATTCCAAGGCAAGAGGTATGATTGTGGGAGTATTGATGGCTTTGTCGAAGCGACTAATGCGTTTTTTGCAGCAAAAAGTAGCAAATAA
- a CDS encoding menaquinone biosynthesis family protein, which translates to MESCLISVAHSPDADDIFMYYAIAFGWVGSPLGLKFCNTALDIQTLNEAALQGSYDVSAISFAAYPLIAQDYALLRTGVSFGSGYGPKLIKLKGKSLKPHCKVALSGAHTTNALLFRIAYPYAKIVYKNFLDIESAVLNGEVDAGVLIHESILTFSDQLEVEREIWDIWCELAGDDLPLPLGGMALRRSIPLHRAIDIESTLTKAVQIATQNKPLLSQMLLSRDLIRVNAKELDTYLNLYANAESISLSPTQIRAIDTLFALLHKRGFYPKALSCEEFLLPREYTSLRNS; encoded by the coding sequence TTGGAGAGTTGTTTGATAAGCGTAGCGCATAGTCCCGATGCTGATGATATTTTTATGTATTATGCCATTGCATTTGGGTGGGTGGGCTCGCCGCTTGGGCTGAAGTTTTGCAACACTGCACTAGATATACAAACACTCAATGAAGCGGCTCTGCAAGGGAGCTATGATGTAAGTGCCATTTCCTTTGCTGCTTATCCGCTTATCGCGCAAGATTACGCGCTTTTGCGCACGGGGGTGAGCTTTGGCAGTGGCTATGGACCAAAGCTTATCAAGCTAAAAGGCAAAAGCCTAAAGCCTCATTGCAAAGTCGCCCTATCTGGCGCGCACACGACAAACGCCCTGCTTTTCCGCATAGCCTACCCCTACGCAAAAATCGTGTATAAAAACTTCCTTGATATAGAATCCGCTGTGCTAAATGGCGAAGTGGATGCAGGCGTGCTGATCCACGAATCAATCCTAACCTTTAGCGATCAATTAGAAGTGGAGCGAGAGATCTGGGATATATGGTGTGAGCTAGCAGGCGATGATCTGCCTCTGCCACTTGGCGGTATGGCTTTGCGCCGTAGTATCCCACTACACCGCGCGATTGATATAGAATCCACCCTCACAAAGGCTGTGCAAATCGCCACGCAAAATAAACCCCTACTCTCACAAATGCTGCTTAGTCGCGATCTTATCCGCGTCAATGCCAAAGAGCTAGATACTTATCTCAATCTCTATGCCAATGCCGAGTCCATTTCCCTTAGCCCCACGCAAATCCGCGCGATTGACACGCTTTTTGCCCTGCTGCATAAACGCGGATTCTACCCTAAGGCACTTTCTTGCGAAGAGTTTTTGCTCCCTAGAGAATATACAAGCCTGCGCAACTCCTAG
- the cas1 gene encoding type II CRISPR-associated endonuclease Cas1 has translation MSYDEAFRSVLVSSPAKLSLQAKHLVLAQEDKQAKLFLKDIHSIILESPQITITTALLSALCEHNIIVLTCDDTHHINGILHPYSGHFQQAKVAREQMQVTKQKKSILWQKIIKNKITNQAYVLQTHHKHKASDELLLLASNVALGDSRNFEAIAAAAYFKALFGKGFSREQFCFANSALNYGYAIVRACIVRNVCISGLLPWLGIKHDNMYNSFNLCDDVIEVFRPWVDRCVLELDTPSKDISLQQEDKRTLINILQEKACIDGQSYPLSRAIGRYVQSLKGAMLGEQSLLRVSFET, from the coding sequence ATGAGCTATGATGAAGCCTTTAGGAGTGTGCTAGTTAGCTCCCCAGCCAAGCTTAGCCTACAAGCAAAGCACCTTGTCTTAGCCCAAGAAGACAAGCAAGCAAAGCTCTTTTTAAAAGACATTCACTCCATAATCCTAGAATCCCCGCAGATCACCATAACCACCGCCCTGCTCTCTGCACTTTGTGAGCATAATATCATCGTGCTAACTTGTGATGATACTCATCACATCAATGGTATCTTGCACCCTTACTCAGGGCATTTTCAGCAAGCCAAAGTCGCTAGAGAGCAAATGCAAGTAACCAAGCAGAAAAAGTCTATTTTGTGGCAAAAAATCATTAAAAACAAAATCACCAATCAAGCCTATGTCCTACAAACCCACCATAAGCACAAAGCAAGCGATGAGCTCTTGCTCCTAGCTAGTAATGTCGCCTTAGGGGATTCTAGGAATTTTGAAGCCATAGCAGCAGCAGCGTATTTCAAAGCTCTCTTTGGTAAGGGCTTTTCTAGGGAGCAATTCTGCTTTGCTAATTCTGCGCTTAATTATGGCTATGCGATTGTGCGTGCTTGTATCGTGCGTAATGTCTGCATTAGCGGGCTGCTGCCGTGGCTAGGCATAAAGCACGATAATATGTATAACAGCTTCAATCTCTGCGATGATGTGATAGAAGTCTTTCGCCCTTGGGTGGATCGCTGTGTCTTAGAGCTTGATACCCCTTCTAAAGACATATCCTTGCAGCAAGAAGACAAAAGGACTCTTATCAATATCCTGCAAGAAAAAGCCTGTATAGATGGGCAGAGCTATCCGCTTAGTAGGGCTATCGGGCGATATGTGCAGAGCCTAAAGGGAGCAATGCTAGGGGAGCAGAGCTTGCTAAGGGTAAGCTTTGAGACCTAA
- the cas2 gene encoding CRISPR-associated endonuclease Cas2, translating into MRPKLVMQMIEDKFMRVLLMFDMPTKTKKEQKHATKFRNNLIKLGYFMMQFSVYMRICKGLSSAKASINAVKMILPPQGNVRVLIITEKQFDAMEILLGNASFNERINAEQNLVLFNFDEKLGDYAYKESSQKSKDTENKDKESKDTESQKSVAKESNTTTQRPKPKQPSLFEF; encoded by the coding sequence TTGAGACCTAAGCTAGTGATGCAAATGATTGAAGATAAATTTATGCGTGTTTTGCTGATGTTTGATATGCCTACCAAGACCAAAAAGGAGCAAAAGCACGCCACCAAATTCCGCAATAATCTCATCAAGCTAGGCTACTTTATGATGCAATTTAGCGTATATATGCGTATATGCAAGGGATTAAGCTCGGCAAAAGCCTCTATCAATGCAGTAAAGATGATCCTACCCCCACAAGGCAATGTGCGTGTCCTAATCATCACAGAAAAGCAATTTGACGCTATGGAGATCCTCTTAGGCAATGCCTCGTTTAATGAACGCATAAATGCCGAGCAAAATCTCGTGCTATTTAACTTTGATGAAAAGCTTGGTGATTATGCCTATAAAGAATCTAGCCAAAAGAGTAAAGATACAGAAAATAAGGACAAAGAAAGCAAAGATACAGAGAGTCAAAAAAGTGTAGCAAAAGAATCCAACACCACTACACAAAGACCTAAGCCAAAGCAGCCAAGTCTCTTTGAATTCTAG
- the nth gene encoding endonuclease III gives MSKATIPKPRRTKSQIAEIKARFLAHYPQAKTELNYRNMYELLVCVMLSAQCTDKRVNLVTPAFFARYPSVQALAQADIAEIKDLIKSISFFNNKAKHLHQMAQQVLEHFQGKIPTTQAELKSLAGVGQKTANVVLLEYCQANVMAVDTHVFRVSHRLALSNAKTPEKTEQDLQRVFVTELSNLHQAFVLFGRYICKAIKPQCSQCFVQEFCHKDKTRKKPKPKAKITLQ, from the coding sequence ATGAGCAAAGCTACAATACCCAAGCCACGCAGGACAAAATCCCAAATCGCCGAGATCAAGGCGCGATTTCTCGCGCATTATCCACAGGCAAAAACAGAGCTAAACTATCGCAATATGTATGAGCTGCTTGTGTGTGTAATGCTCTCTGCCCAATGCACCGATAAGCGTGTCAATCTCGTAACGCCCGCATTTTTCGCGCGCTATCCCAGCGTGCAGGCACTAGCACAAGCCGATATTGCAGAGATCAAAGATCTCATCAAAAGCATTTCATTTTTCAACAACAAAGCCAAGCATTTACACCAAATGGCACAGCAAGTCCTAGAGCATTTTCAAGGCAAGATCCCCACCACTCAAGCAGAGCTAAAATCCCTAGCAGGCGTAGGGCAGAAAACCGCCAATGTCGTGCTGCTAGAATACTGCCAGGCAAATGTAATGGCTGTCGATACCCATGTATTCCGCGTCTCTCACCGCCTAGCCTTAAGCAATGCTAAAACCCCAGAAAAAACCGAGCAAGATTTGCAGAGAGTGTTTGTTACCGAGCTATCAAACTTGCACCAAGCTTTTGTGCTATTTGGTCGCTATATCTGCAAGGCGATCAAGCCCCAATGCTCACAATGCTTCGTGCAAGAATTCTGCCACAAGGACAAAACACGCAAGAAACCTAAGCCTAAAGCCAAAATTACGCTACAATAA